A part of Caldilineales bacterium genomic DNA contains:
- a CDS encoding EutN/CcmL family microcompartment protein — MLIAKVIGTVVSTIKHPSYYHHKLLVIQPLHLPGQEDERDFLAVDVAQAGIGDTVLVNQEGGGARIALNDPKSPVISLIVGVLDSVDLPERVARS, encoded by the coding sequence ATGCTCATCGCCAAAGTCATCGGTACGGTTGTTTCGACGATCAAACACCCGTCCTACTACCATCACAAGCTGCTGGTCATCCAGCCGCTGCATTTGCCCGGCCAGGAGGATGAGCGCGACTTTCTGGCGGTGGATGTGGCGCAGGCGGGGATCGGCGACACGGTGTTGGTGAATCAGGAGGGCGGCGGGGCGCGCATCGCTCTCAACGACCCCAAGTCGCCGGTGATCTCGCTGATCGTGGGGGTGTTGGATTCGGTGGATTTGCCGGAGCGCGTCGCACGATCCTAG